A region of Scleropages formosus chromosome 2, fSclFor1.1, whole genome shotgun sequence DNA encodes the following proteins:
- the LOC108931351 gene encoding dual specificity tyrosine-phosphorylation-regulated kinase 4-like isoform X2 produces MFPEINKSARPDAFPLPHRVQGDGARLAASRPYQERLPQLDVPVKQMVARIQQQSEDILPHITSKRQQNSYQARQGERQRISQFPTRFSSSLEILSEPIITKNISNKLEKERSFEGLMLPISPTDALKNFQDRLTEFEKEEIMDYSEIWYLGLDSKKIEGSHGTPQNSGYDDEHGCYLKVLHDHIAYRFEVLEVIGKGSFGQVLKCLDHKNNELVAIKVIRNKKRFHQQALVELKILDVLRRKDRDNSHNVIHMKEHFYFRNHLCISFELLGLNLYEVIKKNNFQGFSLALIRRFAHSLLRCLLMLHKEKIIHCDLKPENILLSPKGQGNIKVVDFGSSCYEQQRVYTYIQSRFYRSPEVILGHPYSVAIDMWSLGCILAELYTGYPLFPGESEVEQMACIMEVLGMPPNDFVQTASRKKLFFDSKGNPRTVTNSKGKKRRPNSKDLASMLKTSDVLFLDFLKRCLIWDPSKRMTPGEALQHDWILDSWINRSRLRSRHVVKPSSNLGNSVNSSKQADQKPESTRTINEVPDALDQVKQKSDGTESQTVSAECLRPVGESTEEGSHKSHSSDITESGSERKKTGERPVHIVIEPKSDADTDTEIQEQSSSPSPSPIV; encoded by the exons TCTGCGAGACCTGATGCCTTCCCTCTCCCGCACCGAGTTCAGGGTGATGGTGCTCGCCTGGCAGCCAGCCGACCCTACCAGGAG AGGTTACCACAGCTGGATGTGCCCGTGAAACAGATGGTGGCCAGGATCCAGCAACAGTCAGAAGACATCCTGCCGCATATCACCAGCAAACGACAGCAGAACAGCTACCAGGCACGGCAG GGGGAAAGACAAAGGATCTCCCAGTTTCCTACACGATTCAGCTCATCACTGGAGATCCTATCTGAGCCCATCATTACCAAGAACATTTCGAACAAACTTGAAAAGGAGAGGTCTTTTGAAGGCCTAATGCTGCCCATCTCTCCAACAG ATGCTCTGAAGAACTTCCAAGACCGCTTAACTGAGTTTGAGAAGGAGGAGATCATGGACTACTCTGAGATCTGGTACTTGGGCCTGGACTCCAAAAAGATTGAAGGCTCCCATGGGACACCTCAGAATTCTGGTTATGATGATGAGCATGGCTGTTACCTCAAG GTCCTTCACGATCACATTGCCTACCGCTTTGAGGTGCTGGAAGTCATAGGGAAAGGATCCTTTGGACAAGTCCTGAAATGCTTGGATCATAAGAACAACGAGCTGGTGGCCATCAAAGTAATTCGCAACAAGAAGAG GTTCCACCAGCAAGCCCTGGTTGAGCTGAAGATCCTGGATGTGCTGCGGAGGAAGGACCGGGACAACAGTCACAATGTCATCCACATGAAGGAGCACTTCTACTTCCGCAACCACCTCTGCATTTCCTTCGAGCTCTTGGG GTTGAACCTGTATGAGGTGATCAAGAAGAACAACTTCCAGGGTTTCAGCCTTGCCCTGATCCGACGCTTTGCACACTCCCTACTGAGGTGTTTGCTGATGCTCCATAAGGAGAAGATCATCCACTGCGACCTCAAGCCA GAAAACATCCTCTTGTCACCAAAGGGACAAGGAAACATCAAAGTGGTTGACTTTGGGTCCAGCTGCTATGAACAGCAGAGAG TGTACACCTACATCCAGAGTCGTTTCTACCGCTCCCCAGAGGTTATCCTGGGCCACCCTTACAGTGTGGCCATTGACATGTGGAGCCTGGGCTGCATCCTGGCTGAACTTTACACTGGCTACCCACTCTTCCCGGGGGAGAGTGAAGTAGAGCAGATGGCTTGCATCATGGAG GTACTTGGAATGCCTCCAAATGATTTTGTCCAGACAGCATCCAGGAAGAAGCTATTTTTTG ATTCCAAGGGCAATCCTAGGACTGTAACCAacagcaaagggaaaaaaaggagaccCAACTCTAAAGATCTCGCCAGCATGCTGAAGACCAGTGACGTGCTATTTCTGGACTTTCTAAAACGCTGCCTCAT ATGGGATCCTTCAAAACGCATGACGCCAGGTGAGGCCCTGCAGCACGACTGGATCCTAGATTCCTGGATCAACAGATCGCGCCTCAGGAGCCGGCATGTCGTAAAACCCTCAAGCAACCTGGGCAACTCTGTCAACAGTAGCAAGCAAGCTGACCAAAAACCTGAGAGTACCAGAACAA TAAATGAGGTGCCTGACGCCTTGGACCAGGTAAAGCAGAAGAGCGATGGTACAGAAAGTCAGACAGTATCAGCTGAGTGCTTGAGGCCTGTTGGGGAATCTACAGAAGAAGGAAGCCACAAAAGCCATTCTAGTGACATCACAGAGTCCGGAAGTGAACGGAAGAAAACTGGAGAAAGGCCAGTTCACATTGTCATTGAGCCTAAATCAGATGCTGACACAGACACCGAGATCCAGGAACAGTCctcatccccatccccatcccctaTTGTATAA
- the LOC108931351 gene encoding dual specificity tyrosine-phosphorylation-regulated kinase 4-like isoform X1, whose protein sequence is MFPEINKSARPDAFPLPHRVQGDGARLAASRPYQERLPQLDVPVKQMVARIQQQSEDILPHITSKRQQNSYQARQGERQRISQFPTRFSSSLEILSEPIITKNISNKLEKERSFEGLMLPISPTDALKNFQDRLTEFEKEEIMDYSEIWYLGLDSKKIEGSHGTPQNSGYDDEHGCYLKVLHDHIAYRFEVLEVIGKGSFGQVLKCLDHKNNELVAIKVIRNKKRFHQQALVELKILDVLRRKDRDNSHNVIHMKEHFYFRNHLCISFELLGLNLYEVIKKNNFQGFSLALIRRFAHSLLRCLLMLHKEKIIHCDLKPENILLSPKGQGNIKVVDFGSSCYEQQRVYTYIQSRFYRSPEVILGHPYSVAIDMWSLGCILAELYTGYPLFPGESEVEQMACIMEVLGMPPNDFVQTASRKKLFFDSKGNPRTVTNSKGKKRRPNSKDLASMLKTSDVLFLDFLKRCLIWDPSKRMTPGEALQHDWILDSWINRSRLRSRHVVKPSSNLGNSVNSSKQADQKPESTRTTVNEVPDALDQVKQKSDGTESQTVSAECLRPVGESTEEGSHKSHSSDITESGSERKKTGERPVHIVIEPKSDADTDTEIQEQSSSPSPSPIV, encoded by the exons TCTGCGAGACCTGATGCCTTCCCTCTCCCGCACCGAGTTCAGGGTGATGGTGCTCGCCTGGCAGCCAGCCGACCCTACCAGGAG AGGTTACCACAGCTGGATGTGCCCGTGAAACAGATGGTGGCCAGGATCCAGCAACAGTCAGAAGACATCCTGCCGCATATCACCAGCAAACGACAGCAGAACAGCTACCAGGCACGGCAG GGGGAAAGACAAAGGATCTCCCAGTTTCCTACACGATTCAGCTCATCACTGGAGATCCTATCTGAGCCCATCATTACCAAGAACATTTCGAACAAACTTGAAAAGGAGAGGTCTTTTGAAGGCCTAATGCTGCCCATCTCTCCAACAG ATGCTCTGAAGAACTTCCAAGACCGCTTAACTGAGTTTGAGAAGGAGGAGATCATGGACTACTCTGAGATCTGGTACTTGGGCCTGGACTCCAAAAAGATTGAAGGCTCCCATGGGACACCTCAGAATTCTGGTTATGATGATGAGCATGGCTGTTACCTCAAG GTCCTTCACGATCACATTGCCTACCGCTTTGAGGTGCTGGAAGTCATAGGGAAAGGATCCTTTGGACAAGTCCTGAAATGCTTGGATCATAAGAACAACGAGCTGGTGGCCATCAAAGTAATTCGCAACAAGAAGAG GTTCCACCAGCAAGCCCTGGTTGAGCTGAAGATCCTGGATGTGCTGCGGAGGAAGGACCGGGACAACAGTCACAATGTCATCCACATGAAGGAGCACTTCTACTTCCGCAACCACCTCTGCATTTCCTTCGAGCTCTTGGG GTTGAACCTGTATGAGGTGATCAAGAAGAACAACTTCCAGGGTTTCAGCCTTGCCCTGATCCGACGCTTTGCACACTCCCTACTGAGGTGTTTGCTGATGCTCCATAAGGAGAAGATCATCCACTGCGACCTCAAGCCA GAAAACATCCTCTTGTCACCAAAGGGACAAGGAAACATCAAAGTGGTTGACTTTGGGTCCAGCTGCTATGAACAGCAGAGAG TGTACACCTACATCCAGAGTCGTTTCTACCGCTCCCCAGAGGTTATCCTGGGCCACCCTTACAGTGTGGCCATTGACATGTGGAGCCTGGGCTGCATCCTGGCTGAACTTTACACTGGCTACCCACTCTTCCCGGGGGAGAGTGAAGTAGAGCAGATGGCTTGCATCATGGAG GTACTTGGAATGCCTCCAAATGATTTTGTCCAGACAGCATCCAGGAAGAAGCTATTTTTTG ATTCCAAGGGCAATCCTAGGACTGTAACCAacagcaaagggaaaaaaaggagaccCAACTCTAAAGATCTCGCCAGCATGCTGAAGACCAGTGACGTGCTATTTCTGGACTTTCTAAAACGCTGCCTCAT ATGGGATCCTTCAAAACGCATGACGCCAGGTGAGGCCCTGCAGCACGACTGGATCCTAGATTCCTGGATCAACAGATCGCGCCTCAGGAGCCGGCATGTCGTAAAACCCTCAAGCAACCTGGGCAACTCTGTCAACAGTAGCAAGCAAGCTGACCAAAAACCTGAGAGTACCAGAACAA CAGTAAATGAGGTGCCTGACGCCTTGGACCAGGTAAAGCAGAAGAGCGATGGTACAGAAAGTCAGACAGTATCAGCTGAGTGCTTGAGGCCTGTTGGGGAATCTACAGAAGAAGGAAGCCACAAAAGCCATTCTAGTGACATCACAGAGTCCGGAAGTGAACGGAAGAAAACTGGAGAAAGGCCAGTTCACATTGTCATTGAGCCTAAATCAGATGCTGACACAGACACCGAGATCCAGGAACAGTCctcatccccatccccatcccctaTTGTATAA
- the ndufa9a gene encoding NADH dehydrogenase [ubiquinone] 1 alpha subcomplex subunit 9, mitochondrial, giving the protein MATVIFVSRPTVVLSRLSNGTLVGPPAVLATVPVKIQQRKVHHALIPRGKGGRSSFSGVAATVFGATGFLGRYVVSRLGRVGSQIVIPHRCDQYDTMHLRPMADLGQIIFMEWDARDKDSIKQAIAHSNVVINLVGREWETRNYPFEDVHVTIPQQIARAAKEAGITKLIHLSHLNADIRSPSKYLRTKAVGEEAVKAEFPDAIIMKPSEMFGREDRFFNHFANMRWFGKAVPLIALGKKTVKQPVYVVDVAKAIVNAIKDPDSNGKTYALAGPNRYLLHDLVEYVYAVAHRPFVAYPLPRPLYHMIARLFELPPFEPWTTRDKVDRFHITDMKYPDLPGLEDLGIVPTSIEQKAIEVLRRHRRFRWLEEELGEARPAKTVDF; this is encoded by the exons ATGGCGACTGTAATATTTGTCAGCCGTCCTACGGTTGTCCTTTCCCGGCTTTCCA ATGGCACTCTTGTGGGACCGCCAGCAGTACTGGCAACTGTCCCTGTGAAGATCCAGCAGAGGAAAGTCCACCATGCCTTGATCCCTCGTGGAAAAGGAGGACGCTCCTCCTTCAGTGGCGTGGCAGCCACTGTCTTTGGGGCTACTGGCTTCCTGGGTAGATATGTGGTCAGTCGTCTGG GTCGTGTGGGTTCTCAGATTGTGATCCCCCACCGTTGTGACCAGTATGATACCATGCATCTCCGACCCATGGCAGACCTGGGGCAGATTATCTTCATG GAGTGGGATGCCAGAGACAAGGACTCCATCAAGCAAGCGATAGCTCACTCCAATGTGGTCATCAACTTGGTGGGAAGGGAATGGGAAACCAG AAATTACCCCTTTGAGGATGTCCATGTGACAATCCCACAGCAGATCGCTAGGGCAGCCAAGGAGGCAGGCATCACAAAGTTGATCCACCTGTCCCACCTTAATGCAGACATCCGCAGCCCCTCCAAATACCTGAGGACCAAG GCTGTGGGCGAGGAGGCAGTGAAAGCCGAATTCCCAGATGCCATCATCATGAAACCATCTGAGATGTTTGGGAGGGAGGACAGGTTCTTCAATCACTTTGCAA ATATGCGCTGGTTTGGGAAGGCTGTGCCCTTGATTGCACTGGGGAAGAAAACGGTTAAGCAGCCTGTCTAT GTGGTGGATGTGGCCAAAGCCATTGTCAATGCTATAAAAGACCCTGACTCCAATGGCAAAACCTATGCTTTAGCTGG TCCCAACAGGTACCTCCTGCATGACTTGGTGGAGTATGTCTATGCTGTGGCTCACAGGCCCTTTGTGGCATACCCGCTGCCACGCCCTCTGTACCA catgaTTGCAAGGCTTTTTGAGCTGCCCCCTTTTGAGCCATGGACAACTCGTGATAAAGTTGATCGG TTCCATATCACGGACATGAAGTACCCAGACTTGCCCGGACTGGAGGACCTGGGCATTGTTCCCACCAGCATAGAGCAGAAGGCCATCGAGGTACTGCGCCGGCATCGTCGCTTCCGCTGGCTGGAGGAGGAACTGGGGGAGGCCAGGCCAGCCAAGACAGTGGACTTCTGA
- the LOC108931500 gene encoding probable polypeptide N-acetylgalactosaminyltransferase 8, giving the protein MRTTRLRAFFLVLATVAVPYIIFIRRDARSHGKSLQPSQRREMNRNEEILRRLEQMEDHIERLVRSIDRNSEQTRKADKEMLAKNENLVAPVKKLYPKSLLFQTWGEQLSEEEQKEAEELFRRYGYNAFLSDRLPLNRKIPDTRDPRCKRREYPENLPTISVILIYLDEALSIIKRAIRSIIDRTPAKLLKEIILVDDNSSNEELKGSLDAYIGIIHKERPGLVKKVRHKEQMGLSQARISGWEVATGDVVAIFDAHIEVQVHWAEPLLTRIKMDRTLVLTPVFDKVNFDDLQVTLYYPAADGFDWAMWCAYDGFRPEWYQLNDKSQPGKSPSIMGILVVDRLFFGEIGLLDPGMKVYGGENVELAIRVWLCGGSIEVVPCSRVAHIERAHKPYQRDLSITMKRNALRVAEVWLDDYKKNVYIAWNLPLKDHGVDFGDVTERKKLREKLKCKPFQWYLDNVYPMLDPWNDLFGFGALKNDLRKDLCVDQGPLPGHTPIVYTCHYFTPQLCYYRTNGELYIGGIKSHKHVENRCLVDTGEMPGLYNCKEAKKKGFHMYWEFKQGEAIMNRETNRCLEIRLGTDADYHLVLQECSWQHWTIEHVITE; this is encoded by the exons ATGAGGACCACCAGGCTCCGAGCATTTTTCTTAGTGTTGGCCACAGTAGCTGTCCCCTACATCATCTTTATCAGAAGAGACGCCCGCTCCCATGGGAAGAGTCTGCAGCCATCTCAGCGCAGAGAGATGAACAGAAATGAGGAGATCCTCAGAAGGCTGGAACAGATGGAGGATCACATTGAGAGACTAG tGAGATCAATTGATCGTAACAGTGAACAAACTAGAAAGGCTGACAAGGAGATGCTGGCAAAAAATGAGAACCTGGTCGCTCCTGTGAAGAAGCTCTATCCAAAGTCACTGCTTTTCCAAACCTGGGGTGAGCAGCTCTCCgaggaagagcagaaggaggCAGAGGAGCTCTTTCGTAGATATGGATACAATGCTTTCCTTAGTGACAGACTGCCACTGAACAGAAAGATCCCTGACACAAGAGACCCCAG GTGTAAGAGGAGGGAATACCCTGAGAATCTCCCTACAATCAGTGTGATCCTAATTTACCTGGATGAAGCCCTGTCCATCATCAAGAGAGCCATTCGCAGCATCATTGACAGGACGCCAGCCAAACTGCTGAAGGAGATCATACTGGTGGACGACAACAGCTCCAACG AGGAATTAAAAGGCAGTTTGGATGCCTACATCGGCATCATCCACAAGGAGCGTCCTGGTCTGGTGAAGAAAGTGAGACACAAGGAGCAGATGGGATTGAGCCAAGCCCGTATCTCAGGGTGGGAGGTGGCtacaggggatgtggtggctATTTTTGATGCTCATATTGAAGTCCAAGTACATTG GGCAGAACCGCTGCTGACTCGGATCAAAATGGATCGGACTTTGGTGCTGACACCTGTGTTTGACAAGGTGAATTTTGATGACCTGCAGGTCACTCTGTACTATCCAGCTGCAGATGGCTTTGACTGGGCTATGTGGTGTGCGTACGATGGCTTCAGACCAGAATGGTACCAGCTCAATGACAAATCGCAGCCTGGGAA GAGCCCATCTATCATGGGCATTCTTGTGGTTGACCGGCtgttttttggagaaattgGATTGCTGGATCCTGGAATGAAAGTCTATGGCGGTGAAAATGTAGAGCTAGCAATTAGG GTCTGGTTGTGTGGTGGCAGCATTGAGGTGGTGCCCTGCTCCAGAGTTGCTCACATAGAAAGGGCTCATAAACCCTACCAGCGTGACCTCAGCATCACCATGAAGAGGAATGCACTGAGAGTGGCTGAGGTGTGGCTGGATGActacaagaaaaatgtttacattgccTGGAACCTCCCGCTCAAG GATCATGGGGTAGACTTTGGTGATGTGACAGAGAGGAAGAAGCTGAGGGAAAAGCTGAAATGCAAGCCCTTTCAGTGGTATCTGGACAATGTATATCCCATGCTGGATCCTTGGAATGACCTCTTTGGCTTTGGTGCT CTGAAGAATGACTTAAGAAAGGATCTTTGTGTTGATCAAGGACCCCTCCCTGGGCATACACCAATTGTGTATACATGCCACTACTTTACTCCTCAG TTATGTTACTACCGAACAAATGGGGAGCTCTATATTGGGGGCATCAAGTCACACAAGCATGTAGAGAATCGGTGTCTGGTGGATACTGGTGAAATGCCAGGGCTGTACAACTGCAAAGAGGCAAAGAAGAAAGGGTTCCATATGTACTGGGAATTCAAACAG GGCGAGGCAATAATGAACAGGGAGACAAACAGGTGCCTAGAGATCCGCCTTGGCACCGACGCTGACTATCACCTTGTCCTTCAAGAGTGCAGCTGGCAACACTGGACCATAGAGCATGTCATCACAGAATAA